A window of Pomacea canaliculata isolate SZHN2017 linkage group LG3, ASM307304v1, whole genome shotgun sequence contains these coding sequences:
- the LOC112558495 gene encoding proline-rich transmembrane protein 1-like isoform X1, which yields MDPKQGNQPGYPQQRYAVQPQQGYSYNHSTVIVTQPVAAVPVVHSVPDNMGLAIFTTLCCCWPIGLFAIMKASESRTALESGDIQRAQTLSQESRRLSLFSIIGGIVSIVIFIIAAVFSITNRSSYYYKSY from the exons ATGGACCCGAAACaag GTAACCAGCCCGGATATCCCCAGCAGAGGTACGCTGTACAACCACAGCAAGGCTACAGCTACAACCACTCTACAGTCATC gttaCTCAACCAGTAGCCGCCGTTCCAGTTGTTCACAGTGTGCCAGACAACATGGGCTTGGCTATCTTCACCACACTCTGCTGCTGTTGGCCGATCGGACTTTTTGCCATCATGAAGGCATCCGAG TCCCGCACAGCCTTAGAATCAGGGGACATCCAACGAGCTCAGACCTTAAGCCAGGAGTCTCGTCGCTTGTCCCTGTTTTCCATCATCGGTGGAATTGTCTCAATCGTCATATTCATCATCGCAGCTGTTTTCTCGATCACCAATAGAAGTAGTTACTACTACAAAAGTTACTGA
- the LOC112558495 gene encoding proline-rich transmembrane protein 1-like isoform X2, whose translation MDPKQGNQPGYPQQRYAVQPQQGYSYNHSTVIVTQPVAAVPVVHSVPDNMGLAIFTTLCCCWPIGLFAIMKASESRTALASGDFQRAQTLSQDSRRLSLFSIAGGCVSIVIVIIVVVTMVTSN comes from the exons ATGGACCCGAAACaag GTAACCAGCCCGGATATCCCCAGCAGAGGTACGCTGTACAACCACAGCAAGGCTACAGCTACAACCACTCTACAGTCATC gttaCTCAACCAGTAGCCGCCGTTCCAGTTGTTCACAGTGTGCCAGACAACATGGGCTTGGCTATCTTCACCACACTCTGCTGCTGTTGGCCGATCGGACTTTTTGCCATCATGAAGGCATCCGAG TCCCGCACTGCCTTAGCATCAGGGGACTTCCAACGAGCTCAGACCTTAAGCCAGGACTCTCGCCGCTTGTCCCTGTTTTCCATCGCCGGTGGATGTGTCTcaatcgtcattgtcatcatcgtaGTTGTCACCATGGTCACCAGTAATTAA
- the LOC112558493 gene encoding proline-rich transmembrane protein 1-like isoform X1, whose product MDPKQAGNQPEYPQQGYDGGYASLPGYVAQPGYAAQPGYTVQPQQGHSYNHSAVVVTQPVAAIPVVNSVTDNMGLAIFTTICCCWPIGLFAIMKASESRTALASGDFQRAQTLSQESRRLSLFSIAGGCVSIVIVIIAVVVSITNRSSDYYYSY is encoded by the exons ATGGACCCGAAACAAG CAGGGAACCAGCCCGAATATCCCCAGCAGGGGTACGATGGAGGGTACGCTTCGCTACCTGGGTATGTTGCACAACCGGGGTACGCTGCACAACCGGGGTACACTGTACAACCACAGCAAGGCCACAGCTACAACCACTCTGCAGTCGTC gttACTCAGCCAGTAGCCGCCATTCCAGTGGTGAACAGTGTGACAGACAACATGGGCTTGGCTATCTTCACCACAATCTGCTGCTGTTGGCCGATCGGACTTTTTGCAATCATGAAGGCATCCGAG TCACGCACAGCCTTAGCATCAGGGGACTTCCAACGAGCTCAGACCTTAAGCCAGGAGTCTCGCCGCTTGTCCCTGTTTTCCATCGCCGGTGGATGTGTCTcaatcgtcattgtcatcatcgcAGTTGTTGTCTCGATCACCAATAGAAGTAGTGACTACTACTATAGTTACTGA
- the LOC112558494 gene encoding proline-rich transmembrane protein 1-like isoform X1 codes for MDQKQAGNQPEYPQQGCDGGHASLPGYVAQPGYAVQPQQGHSYNHSAVIVTQPVAAIPVVHSVPDNMGLAVFATICCCWPIGIFAIMKASESRTALASGDFQRAQTLSQQSRRFALFSILGGIGSVIIVIISVVVRINNRSSYYYNSY; via the exons ATGGACCAGAAACAAG CAGGTAACCAGCCCGAATATCCCCAGCAGGGGTGCGATGGAGGGCACGCTTCGCTACCGGGGTATGTTGCACAACCGGGGTATGCTGTACAACCACAGCAAGGCCACAGCTACAACCACTCTGCAGTCATT gttaCTCAGCCAGTAGCCGCCATTCCAGTGGTACACAGTGTGCCAGACAACATGGGCTTGGCTGTCTTCGCCACAATCTGCTGCTGTTGGCCGATAGGAATTTTTGCCATCATGAAGGCATCCGAG TCCCGCACAGCCTTAGCATCCGGGGACTTCCAACGAGCTCAGACCTTAAGCCAGCAGTCTCGCCGCTTCGCCCTGTTTTCCATCCTCGGTGGAATTGGCTcagtcatcattgtcatcatctcaGTTGTTGTGAGGATCAACAACAGAAGTAGTTACTACTACAATAGTTACTGA
- the LOC112558494 gene encoding proline-rich transmembrane protein 1-like isoform X2: MDQKQGNQPEYPQQGCDGGHASLPGYVAQPGYAVQPQQGHSYNHSAVIVTQPVAAIPVVHSVPDNMGLAVFATICCCWPIGIFAIMKASESRTALASGDFQRAQTLSQQSRRFALFSILGGIGSVIIVIISVVVRINNRSSYYYNSY; encoded by the exons ATGGACCAGAAACAAG GTAACCAGCCCGAATATCCCCAGCAGGGGTGCGATGGAGGGCACGCTTCGCTACCGGGGTATGTTGCACAACCGGGGTATGCTGTACAACCACAGCAAGGCCACAGCTACAACCACTCTGCAGTCATT gttaCTCAGCCAGTAGCCGCCATTCCAGTGGTACACAGTGTGCCAGACAACATGGGCTTGGCTGTCTTCGCCACAATCTGCTGCTGTTGGCCGATAGGAATTTTTGCCATCATGAAGGCATCCGAG TCCCGCACAGCCTTAGCATCCGGGGACTTCCAACGAGCTCAGACCTTAAGCCAGCAGTCTCGCCGCTTCGCCCTGTTTTCCATCCTCGGTGGAATTGGCTcagtcatcattgtcatcatctcaGTTGTTGTGAGGATCAACAACAGAAGTAGTTACTACTACAATAGTTACTGA